The Winogradskyella schleiferi genome has a window encoding:
- a CDS encoding T9SS type A sorting domain-containing protein, giving the protein MIFFTKPTNAFIKVIFVFLFFFSNLSIQAQLPAFPSAKGAGAYTTGGRGGIVVHVTNLNASGPGSLKAALTMTVPRTIVFDVSGIISIDKLLYIGPESGDFTLAGQTAPEGGITIAGGRVYFAGVTNYIMRHIRFKGGFEADWVPNTGDNLGSASFSAVSDIYESIIDHCSFGFAKTMPNWVKQGSQVGLVDKTTIHRCFFSETVKGALIGQDVDNTPYYLSGDMTFSKNVFYNVRYRTPNITGNHGPGNSFDVINNLTWQAQGRITRSSGDTNINQLNNATYQGSLPLGDKNLNLYSEGWNPKIYTSGNIINAPNIHSTLSNTLDEMNADNTLTWKYFVGSNYGVQLPESFFMSTPYPIRGISQPILDASELRLTLPNDVGCNARLNADGSVSPNLDSYDAEYLQNILNNVMVTPIDNYSLNPIPSVTRPDNFYASNPHIPEIWFNANVPSGQNHNDIAPSGYTWLEEYLNQVDSPTNSIGVESVEVTPATEDLEITDTLQLATTFLPSNATNLEGTWTSSDETIATVDANGLVSPVSLGIVEITFTSNFNDSINDTSEITVFAGALEASAGIDQQICLGESTTLEASGGTNYVWSTGETTATIDVTPEATTTYSVNVADDYGQSEEVSVTITVNELPVAVAGEDQSICQGETTTLTASGGTSFLWNTGEITATIEVSPIEETVYSVEVSDENCSSTDEVTIFVNEAPELTITEDVVIVEGESTTLTASGSDNYEWNTGETTDSVTVNPTITTTYTVSTTGVGDCPSNAEVTVTVIPEVVANAGEDITICNGESVTLTASGGSTYAWDTGDVGSELIINPSETTTFTVTVEDDYGYTDTDEVTIFVNEAPELIVTEDLVIVEGESTTLNVTGSDNYAWSTGETTDSITVNPTVTETYTVTTTGVNGCSNNAEVTVTVIPEVVASAGDDVTICNGESVTLLATGGSAYTWNTGDVSSEIVVIPTETTTYSVIAEDNYGYTATDDVTIFVNEAPEMTVSDAVFVMIGNSAILTASGASTYSWNTGETSDEITVTPDVTTTYTVIGEGENGCQSTAEVIVTVVEQLNANAGEDVSICLGESITLNASGGITYTWNTGETGATPTLTPTETTTYTVTVEDGFGNSDSDDVTVTVNSVPTAQAGENQTICQGEAVTLTATAEGGDSYLWSTGETTASIVVNPNEDTVYTVEVSNGFCSHNDDVSVFVLPTPEIILSEDIVLVTGNTTTLEASGADTYLWSTGETTTSILVNPTETTTYTITGFLSNGCESTAQVIVTVVPQVVADAGEDVTICSGESVTLDANGGGNYSWNTGETSESIILTPTISTTYTVTVSDNYGNSDSDSVTVTVNELPNINLSDNITIFEGESTTLNVTGAATYLWNTSETTESIVVNPLETTTYSVTGYSVNDCQITDEVTVTVIPEVIANAGEDFTICEGESVTLNAIGGGGTNYSWNTGETSASISVSPTVTSTYTVTISDDFGNSDTDSVTVTVNELPNISLSDDITIFEGESTTLNVTGAVTYLWNTGETTESIVIAPLETTTYSVTGYSVNDCQITDEVTVTVIPEVIANAGEDFTICEGESVTLNATGGGGTNYSWNTGETSASISVSPTVTTAYTVTISDDFGNSDTDSVSVTVNELPSITLSNDISIIEGQSTTLTANGAVSYLWDTGETSNSITVSPIETTTYNVVGFSTSGCETIEEVTVTVIPEVIANAGNDVSICFGDSVTLNASGGGGTNYLWNTGQTSPSITIFLTETTTFTVTVSDDFGNSDSDSVTVIVNSLIEFDVSENVTIYEGESANLTATGAATYLWNTGETTETIIVNPTETTTYNVTGSSSGNCEITEEVTVTVIPEVNANAGNDVVICAGESVNLNASGGTNYSWNTGETSASITMSPTVTTTYSVTVSDDFGNSDSDSVTVTVNDLPEIDVSENITIFEGESATLNVNGAETYLWSTGETSDVINVSPTVTTTYTVLGLTNSCTSEEAQVTVTVTPLFVASAGTDEYVCDNQTNSVVLTASEGDSYIWSTGETTQSIEVNPLSTTSYSVTVTIGEQEASDNVVVHVDPSPNVEIANGDSIEILNGDFITLSASGANSYEWNNGATQPNIAVSPSITTTYEVRGYIGDCYDDKQVTVNVIQPVIAEAGEDQIICLDEVATLTANGGEEYLWSTGETTQTIEVSPEETTDYVVTVFNALDFAEDTVRVEVDTECNEQISSPTGIPKDFKFKLYPNPASDIVNIKYSGVLVVSDVYIYNVTGKLVQRTKVLNENISTSATKQIDISSLQSGVYFVKLIGEEKDITEKLLVK; this is encoded by the coding sequence ATGATTTTTTTTACTAAGCCTACTAACGCTTTTATAAAAGTAATTTTTGTTTTTTTATTTTTTTTCTCAAATTTATCAATACAGGCTCAGCTGCCTGCATTTCCCAGCGCAAAAGGAGCTGGCGCCTACACAACAGGTGGTCGCGGAGGTATAGTTGTCCATGTAACTAACCTTAATGCAAGCGGGCCAGGTAGCTTAAAAGCGGCCTTGACAATGACCGTGCCTAGAACCATAGTGTTTGATGTAAGTGGGATTATTTCAATAGATAAATTACTTTATATAGGACCAGAGAGCGGCGATTTTACACTCGCTGGACAAACAGCCCCAGAAGGAGGAATCACAATTGCAGGAGGAAGAGTTTATTTTGCAGGTGTCACCAACTATATAATGCGTCATATTAGGTTTAAAGGTGGTTTTGAGGCAGATTGGGTACCTAATACAGGAGATAATTTAGGTTCAGCGTCTTTCTCAGCAGTCAGTGATATATATGAATCTATAATAGATCACTGTTCATTTGGTTTTGCTAAAACAATGCCTAATTGGGTTAAACAAGGTAGTCAAGTAGGACTTGTAGATAAAACGACAATTCATAGATGCTTTTTTTCTGAGACAGTCAAAGGTGCTTTAATAGGTCAGGATGTTGATAATACGCCTTACTACTTATCAGGAGACATGACATTCTCAAAGAATGTTTTTTATAATGTAAGATATAGAACTCCCAACATTACGGGTAATCATGGCCCAGGGAATTCGTTTGATGTTATAAACAATTTAACGTGGCAAGCACAAGGTCGGATAACAAGATCATCTGGAGATACAAATATAAATCAGTTAAATAATGCGACATATCAAGGATCCTTGCCACTTGGAGATAAAAATTTGAATCTATATTCCGAGGGCTGGAATCCTAAGATATACACCAGTGGAAATATAATAAATGCTCCTAATATCCATAGTACGTTATCAAACACTCTTGATGAGATGAATGCTGATAACACTTTAACTTGGAAATACTTTGTTGGTTCGAATTATGGTGTCCAATTACCAGAAAGTTTTTTTATGAGCACGCCGTATCCAATTAGAGGTATATCACAACCTATACTAGATGCAAGTGAATTGAGATTAACATTACCTAATGATGTTGGATGTAATGCAAGACTTAATGCAGACGGGAGTGTAAGTCCTAATTTAGATAGTTATGATGCTGAATATTTACAAAATATATTGAATAATGTCATGGTAACACCTATTGACAACTATTCACTAAATCCAATACCATCAGTAACCAGACCAGACAATTTTTACGCAAGTAACCCACACATCCCAGAAATTTGGTTTAATGCTAACGTACCCTCTGGTCAAAACCATAATGATATAGCTCCTAGCGGTTATACTTGGTTAGAAGAATATTTAAATCAAGTTGATAGTCCTACGAATTCTATTGGAGTTGAGAGTGTTGAAGTTACTCCGGCAACTGAGGATCTTGAAATAACAGACACACTGCAATTAGCTACAACTTTTCTTCCATCAAATGCCACCAATTTAGAAGGAACATGGACCTCAAGTGATGAGACTATCGCTACCGTAGATGCCAATGGTTTGGTGTCTCCTGTTTCTTTAGGAATAGTAGAGATTACATTTACCAGTAATTTTAATGATAGCATAAACGACACATCCGAAATAACGGTTTTTGCCGGAGCGCTCGAGGCGAGCGCAGGTATTGACCAACAAATTTGTCTAGGCGAAAGCACCACACTCGAAGCCAGTGGAGGGACAAATTACGTTTGGAGCACAGGAGAAACAACGGCTACAATAGATGTAACCCCAGAGGCTACTACAACATATAGTGTAAATGTTGCTGACGATTACGGTCAATCAGAAGAAGTTTCTGTAACAATTACTGTCAATGAATTGCCTGTTGCTGTCGCAGGTGAAGATCAATCGATATGTCAAGGTGAAACGACTACACTAACTGCCAGTGGTGGCACGTCCTTTTTATGGAATACAGGTGAAATCACCGCTACCATTGAAGTGAGTCCAATAGAGGAGACTGTTTATAGCGTAGAAGTAAGTGATGAGAATTGTTCAAGCACTGATGAAGTCACCATTTTTGTGAATGAAGCTCCAGAATTAACAATAACGGAAGATGTAGTAATTGTTGAAGGAGAATCTACTACTCTTACAGCTAGTGGAAGCGATAATTACGAATGGAATACTGGAGAAACCACAGATTCCGTTACTGTAAATCCTACGATTACCACAACATATACAGTCTCAACAACAGGTGTTGGAGATTGTCCAAGTAATGCTGAGGTTACTGTAACGGTAATCCCAGAGGTTGTAGCCAATGCAGGTGAGGACATAACTATATGTAATGGAGAGTCAGTTACTTTAACGGCTTCAGGTGGTTCTACTTATGCCTGGGATACTGGCGATGTCGGATCTGAGCTAATTATCAATCCATCGGAAACTACAACTTTTACAGTTACTGTCGAAGATGATTACGGTTATACCGATACAGATGAAGTTACCATTTTTGTAAATGAAGCCCCAGAACTAATAGTAACAGAAGATTTGGTAATTGTTGAAGGTGAATCTACAACCCTCAACGTAACAGGAAGCGACAATTATGCATGGAGTACAGGAGAAACTACGGATTCTATTACTGTAAACCCAACAGTTACTGAAACATATACAGTTACCACTACCGGTGTTAACGGTTGTTCCAATAATGCTGAGGTTACAGTGACTGTAATTCCTGAAGTAGTTGCCAGTGCAGGGGATGACGTCACCATTTGTAATGGGGAATCAGTAACATTATTAGCTACAGGAGGCTCTGCTTACACGTGGAATACTGGAGATGTAAGTTCTGAAATAGTCGTTATTCCAACGGAAACTACAACTTATTCAGTTATTGCAGAAGATAATTATGGATATACCGCTACAGATGATGTTACCATTTTTGTAAATGAAGCACCTGAAATGACTGTTAGTGATGCTGTTTTTGTCATGATAGGAAACTCGGCTATACTTACAGCTAGTGGTGCAAGTACCTATTCTTGGAATACAGGAGAAACTTCGGACGAAATAACCGTAACTCCAGATGTTACTACAACTTATACTGTTATTGGTGAAGGAGAAAATGGTTGTCAATCTACTGCTGAAGTTATTGTAACTGTAGTAGAACAATTAAATGCAAATGCTGGTGAGGATGTTTCAATTTGTTTAGGAGAAAGCATAACATTAAACGCATCAGGTGGAATAACTTATACATGGAATACAGGCGAAACAGGTGCAACGCCAACATTGACACCTACTGAAACTACAACATATACAGTTACCGTTGAAGATGGATTTGGTAATTCTGATTCCGATGATGTAACGGTTACTGTCAACTCTGTTCCAACAGCTCAAGCTGGTGAGAATCAAACGATTTGTCAAGGTGAAGCGGTTACATTGACAGCGACAGCAGAAGGTGGAGATTCCTATTTATGGAGCACTGGTGAGACTACGGCTTCGATTGTTGTAAACCCGAATGAAGATACTGTTTATACCGTTGAGGTTTCCAATGGTTTCTGTTCACATAATGATGATGTGTCAGTATTTGTTTTACCTACACCAGAAATCATTTTAAGTGAAGATATTGTTTTAGTTACTGGTAATACAACAACCCTTGAAGCCTCTGGTGCTGACACTTATTTATGGAGTACCGGTGAAACAACAACTTCAATATTAGTGAATCCAACAGAAACTACAACTTATACTATTACTGGATTTTTAAGTAATGGTTGTGAAAGTACAGCTCAGGTCATAGTTACGGTAGTTCCACAAGTCGTTGCAGATGCTGGTGAAGATGTTACAATATGTAGTGGAGAAAGTGTAACCTTAGATGCCAATGGTGGTGGTAATTACTCTTGGAATACGGGAGAAACGAGTGAATCAATAATTTTGACCCCAACTATTTCTACAACATATACTGTTACGGTAAGTGATAATTATGGAAACTCAGATTCCGATAGCGTGACTGTTACAGTTAATGAGTTGCCTAATATAAACTTGAGTGACAACATTACTATATTTGAAGGGGAAAGCACAACTTTAAACGTAACTGGTGCAGCCACTTATCTATGGAATACAAGTGAAACGACGGAATCAATTGTTGTTAACCCTTTAGAAACCACAACATATAGTGTTACAGGATATTCAGTTAATGATTGCCAAATTACAGATGAAGTTACAGTTACCGTAATACCAGAAGTCATTGCAAATGCTGGCGAAGATTTTACTATTTGTGAAGGAGAGAGTGTTACTTTAAATGCTATAGGCGGAGGTGGTACAAACTATTCTTGGAATACCGGAGAAACGAGCGCTTCAATATCAGTGAGTCCAACAGTGACTTCAACATATACTGTTACAATCAGTGATGATTTTGGCAACTCCGATACAGATAGCGTTACCGTTACGGTAAATGAGTTGCCTAATATAAGCTTGAGTGACGACATTACAATATTTGAAGGAGAAAGTACAACTTTAAACGTAACTGGTGCAGTTACTTATCTATGGAATACAGGAGAAACGACGGAATCAATTGTTATTGCCCCTTTAGAAACCACAACATATAGTGTTACAGGATATTCAGTTAATGATTGCCAAATTACAGATGAAGTTACAGTTACCGTAATACCAGAAGTCATTGCAAATGCTGGCGAAGATTTTACTATCTGTGAAGGAGAGAGTGTTACTTTAAATGCTACAGGCGGAGGTGGTACAAATTATTCTTGGAATACGGGAGAAACGAGCGCTTCAATATCAGTGAGTCCAACAGTGACTACAGCATATACTGTTACAATCAGTGATGATTTTGGTAACTCCGATACAGATAGTGTAAGCGTTACTGTAAATGAATTGCCGAGTATAACTTTAAGTAACGATATATCAATTATCGAAGGTCAAAGTACTACTTTGACCGCAAATGGTGCAGTTTCTTACCTTTGGGATACAGGTGAAACTTCTAATTCAATTACTGTTAGTCCTATAGAAACAACCACCTATAATGTTGTAGGTTTTTCAACCAGTGGTTGTGAAACCATAGAAGAAGTTACAGTTACTGTAATACCTGAGGTCATAGCAAATGCAGGTAATGACGTTTCCATTTGTTTCGGCGATAGTGTTACTTTGAATGCTTCAGGTGGAGGTGGTACAAATTATTTATGGAATACTGGACAAACTAGCCCATCAATAACAATATTTCTCACAGAAACCACAACCTTTACAGTCACTGTGTCAGATGATTTTGGAAACTCAGATTCAGATAGTGTAACTGTAATAGTCAATTCTTTAATTGAATTTGATGTTAGTGAAAACGTTACAATTTATGAAGGGGAAAGTGCCAACTTAACTGCAACTGGTGCAGCAACTTATTTATGGAATACGGGCGAGACCACTGAAACCATAATTGTTAATCCAACAGAAACGACTACATACAACGTTACTGGCTCTTCGTCTGGTAATTGTGAAATTACAGAAGAAGTGACAGTTACGGTAATTCCAGAAGTAAATGCTAATGCAGGTAACGATGTTGTTATTTGTGCAGGAGAGAGCGTTAATTTAAATGCTTCAGGTGGCACTAATTATTCTTGGAATACAGGGGAAACATCGGCATCTATTACAATGAGTCCAACAGTAACAACTACTTACTCAGTAACGGTTTCTGATGATTTTGGAAATTCGGATTCAGATAGTGTTACAGTTACCGTAAATGATTTACCTGAAATAGATGTTAGTGAAAATATAACAATATTTGAAGGAGAAAGTGCGACTTTAAATGTAAATGGAGCAGAGACTTATCTTTGGAGTACAGGAGAAACTTCAGATGTCATTAACGTTAGCCCAACTGTAACAACTACTTATACAGTTTTGGGTTTGACAAACTCTTGTACTAGTGAGGAAGCTCAGGTCACAGTAACTGTTACTCCATTATTTGTAGCTTCTGCAGGTACTGATGAGTATGTATGCGACAATCAAACCAATAGTGTGGTATTAACGGCAAGTGAAGGCGATAGTTATATTTGGAGTACTGGAGAAACAACACAGAGTATTGAAGTCAATCCATTGTCTACCACATCGTATAGTGTTACTGTAACTATTGGTGAACAAGAAGCTTCTGATAATGTGGTGGTACATGTTGATCCTAGTCCAAATGTAGAAATTGCCAATGGAGATAGTATAGAAATTTTGAATGGTGATTTTATCACATTATCTGCTTCTGGAGCAAATTCATACGAATGGAATAATGGTGCGACACAACCCAATATTGCAGTTAGCCCTTCTATTACGACTACGTATGAGGTTAGAGGTTATATTGGTGATTGTTATGACGACAAACAAGTTACTGTAAATGTCATACAGCCCGTTATAGCAGAGGCAGGTGAAGATCAAATTATTTGTTTAGATGAGGTAGCAACATTAACTGCAAATGGAGGTGAAGAATATTTATGGAGTACAGGTGAAACGACCCAAACTATAGAAGTGTCTCCTGAAGAAACAACGGATTATGTTGTTACCGTATTTAATGCTTTAGATTTTGCTGAAGATACAGTTAGGGTAGAAGTAGATACAGAATGTAATGAGCAAATTTCTAGTCCAACTGGTATTCCAAAAGATTTTAAATTTAAGTTGTATCCAAATCCAGCTTCAGATATTGTTAATATTAAATATTCTGGTGTACTAGTGGTATCAGATGTTTATATCTATAATGTTACAGGAAAATTAGTGCAGCGCACTAAAGTGCTTAATGAGAATATTAGTACAAGTGCAACAAAACAAATTGATATTAGTTCGCTTCAATCCGGTGTTTATTTTGTAAAATTAATTGGAGAAGAAAAGGACATTACCGAGAAGTTACTCGTTAAATAA
- a CDS encoding nucleotide sugar dehydrogenase → MKITKICCIGAGYVGGPTMAVIAKKNPNIKVTIVDINAERIAAWNDKDVSKLPIYEPGLAEIVEETRGKNLFFSTEIDKTIKESEMIFISVNTPTKTYGKGKGMAADLKYVELCARNIAEVATTDKIVVEKSTLPVRTAQAIKSILHNTGSDVNFSILSNPEFLAEGTAIQDLLNPDRVLIGGESEEAIESLANVYGSWVPQERILRTNVWSSELSKLTANAFLAQRISSINAISELCEHTEADVNEVARAIGMDSRIGPKFLNASIGFGGSCFQKDILNLVYIARSYGLNAVADYWEQVIILNDHQKRRFSDNLISTLYNTVSGKKIAMLGWAFKKDTNDTRESAAIYVADHLLNEQAHIAVYDPKVNDKKVQADLNYLNSRSEEENEELVTSFENPYEATKDAHAIAIMTEWDEFKTFDWQKIYASMKKPAFIFDGRNILDKTEMENIGFEYSSIGK, encoded by the coding sequence ATGAAAATCACAAAAATTTGTTGTATTGGAGCTGGTTATGTAGGTGGACCTACAATGGCAGTTATTGCAAAAAAGAATCCGAATATAAAAGTTACTATCGTTGATATAAATGCAGAACGCATTGCCGCTTGGAACGACAAAGACGTATCAAAATTACCTATTTACGAACCAGGTCTGGCAGAGATTGTTGAAGAAACTAGAGGAAAAAACTTATTTTTTTCCACTGAAATAGACAAGACAATTAAGGAATCTGAAATGATTTTTATTTCTGTTAACACGCCAACCAAGACTTATGGTAAAGGAAAAGGTATGGCTGCTGATTTGAAGTATGTAGAATTATGTGCTAGAAATATTGCTGAAGTGGCTACAACTGATAAAATTGTAGTGGAAAAATCTACATTACCTGTGAGGACAGCTCAAGCGATAAAAAGTATCTTGCACAATACAGGAAGTGATGTGAATTTTAGCATCTTATCCAATCCAGAATTTTTGGCCGAAGGAACGGCGATTCAAGATTTATTGAATCCTGATCGTGTTTTGATTGGTGGAGAATCTGAAGAAGCCATAGAGAGTTTAGCAAATGTTTATGGAAGTTGGGTTCCCCAAGAAAGAATTTTGAGAACCAATGTTTGGTCTTCTGAATTATCCAAATTAACAGCCAACGCCTTTTTAGCACAAAGGATTTCGTCAATCAATGCCATTTCAGAATTATGTGAACATACAGAAGCCGACGTGAACGAAGTTGCTAGGGCAATTGGTATGGATTCTAGAATTGGACCAAAATTTTTAAACGCTTCTATTGGTTTTGGTGGTTCTTGTTTTCAGAAAGATATCTTGAACCTTGTTTACATTGCTAGAAGTTATGGTCTTAACGCCGTTGCCGACTATTGGGAACAAGTTATTATTTTAAACGATCATCAAAAACGACGTTTTTCGGATAATCTAATAAGCACATTATACAATACTGTTTCTGGTAAAAAAATTGCAATGTTAGGTTGGGCTTTTAAGAAAGATACAAATGACACCAGGGAATCTGCTGCAATTTATGTAGCAGATCATTTACTGAATGAACAAGCACATATCGCTGTTTACGATCCAAAAGTAAACGATAAAAAGGTACAAGCCGACCTTAATTATCTTAACTCAAGATCTGAGGAAGAAAATGAGGAGCTTGTCACTTCTTTTGAGAATCCATATGAAGCCACAAAAGATGCTCATGCTATAGCGATTATGACAGAATGGGATGAGTTTAAAACTTTTGATTGGCAAAAAATATACGCTAGTATGAAGAAACCAGCCTTTATATTTGATGGTAGAAATATATTGGACAAAACTGAAATGGAAAATATTGGATTTGAATATTCTTCAATTGGGAAGTAA
- a CDS encoding alanine dehydrogenase, with protein MSISLSPFTKAQLLPQEETLEILKQKGELFIGIPKEAHFQERRICLTPDAVSALTANGHRVLFESGAGEGANFKDKNYSEAGAEVTKDKAKVYSCPIILKVEPPSLDEIKLINPQTLLISALQIKTQNKSYFEALAKKRITALAFEYIKDDDGAYPAVSSLSEIAGTASILIASELLSNVNGGNGLMLGNINGVPPTEVVILGAGTVGEFAARSAIGLGANIKVFDSSITKLRRLQNNLGRTIYTSTMQPKNLLKALKRCDVAIGAVRGTNRAPIVVTESMMSHMKSGSVIIDVSIDMGGCFETSEVTTHDKPTFEYNGVTHYCVPNIPARYSRTASVSISNFCTPYLLEIGDYGGIENALRFDRGLKNGLYFYHGILTNKSVAEWFGLEFSDANLLIF; from the coding sequence ATGAGCATATCGCTATCGCCATTTACTAAAGCCCAATTATTACCTCAAGAAGAAACTTTAGAGATTCTTAAGCAGAAAGGAGAACTCTTTATTGGGATTCCCAAAGAAGCCCATTTTCAAGAGCGTCGTATTTGCCTTACACCAGATGCTGTTTCGGCATTGACGGCAAATGGCCACAGAGTTTTGTTCGAGTCTGGTGCTGGCGAAGGTGCGAACTTTAAAGATAAAAATTATAGCGAAGCTGGTGCCGAAGTGACCAAGGATAAGGCAAAAGTGTACTCCTGCCCTATTATTCTGAAAGTGGAACCGCCATCTTTAGATGAAATAAAATTAATCAATCCACAAACACTTTTAATTTCTGCGCTTCAAATAAAAACCCAAAATAAATCCTATTTTGAAGCTTTAGCGAAAAAGCGGATTACCGCATTAGCATTTGAGTATATAAAGGATGATGATGGCGCATATCCTGCTGTAAGTTCCTTAAGTGAAATCGCGGGTACGGCTTCCATATTAATTGCTTCAGAATTGCTCTCCAACGTTAATGGCGGCAATGGCTTAATGCTAGGTAATATTAATGGTGTGCCGCCCACAGAAGTTGTAATTTTGGGTGCTGGTACTGTTGGTGAGTTTGCCGCTAGATCTGCTATTGGTTTAGGTGCCAATATTAAAGTATTTGATAGTTCCATTACAAAATTACGTCGTCTTCAAAATAATCTTGGTCGTACTATTTATACTTCCACTATGCAACCCAAAAACCTTTTAAAAGCCCTGAAACGCTGCGATGTAGCCATTGGTGCCGTTAGAGGCACTAATCGTGCGCCAATTGTAGTTACTGAAAGTATGATGAGCCATATGAAATCTGGTTCGGTAATTATCGACGTGAGTATAGATATGGGAGGTTGCTTTGAAACCAGCGAAGTTACCACACACGACAAACCTACCTTTGAATATAATGGCGTAACACACTACTGTGTGCCCAATATTCCTGCGCGCTACTCAAGAACAGCTTCGGTTTCCATTAGCAATTTTTGTACACCATACCTCTTGGAAATTGGAGACTATGGAGGAATAGAAAATGCACTTAGATTTGATCGCGGTTTAAAAAATGGGTTGTATTTTTACCACGGCATTTTAACTAACAAATCGGTTGCAGAATGGTTTGGCTTAGAATTTAGCGATGCCAATTTATTGATTTTCTAA
- a CDS encoding NAD-dependent epimerase — MKILVTGAAGFIGFYVSKVLLSKGHQVVGLDNINDYYDINLKFARLNELGIDKIEASKFDTLSKSKSGEFSFVRMNLENREELPILFKKEQFDIVCNLAAQAGVRYSLENPDAYVDSNLVGFLNVLECCRNNAIKHLVYASSSSVYGMNKKIPFSTDDNVDHPISLYAATKKSNELMAHTYSHLFKIPTTGLRFFTVYGPWGRPDMAMFLFTDAIVNDRPIKVFNHGNMERDFTYIDDIVEGVVRIIEKSPAKRIEANNLYKVYNIGNNNSVKLLDFIKEIELNLDKVATKNMMEMQPGDVERTWADVDELIKDYDYSPNTSIKHGVKSFIDWFKRYYN, encoded by the coding sequence ATGAAAATATTAGTAACAGGAGCTGCGGGTTTTATAGGATTTTATGTTTCAAAAGTTCTTTTATCTAAAGGGCATCAAGTTGTTGGTTTAGATAACATCAATGATTATTATGATATTAATTTAAAATTTGCAAGACTTAACGAATTAGGTATTGACAAAATTGAAGCTTCAAAATTTGATACACTAAGTAAAAGTAAATCGGGAGAATTCAGCTTTGTTAGAATGAATCTTGAAAACAGAGAAGAACTTCCAATATTATTCAAAAAAGAACAATTCGATATCGTCTGCAACCTTGCTGCTCAAGCAGGAGTTCGCTATAGTTTGGAAAATCCTGACGCCTATGTAGATTCAAATTTGGTAGGATTTTTGAATGTTTTGGAATGTTGCAGGAACAATGCAATTAAACATTTAGTCTATGCCAGTAGCTCTAGTGTTTATGGTATGAATAAAAAAATCCCATTCTCTACTGATGATAATGTAGACCATCCTATTAGTTTGTATGCAGCAACTAAAAAGAGTAACGAACTTATGGCTCATACCTATAGTCATCTCTTTAAGATACCCACTACTGGACTGAGGTTCTTTACCGTTTATGGTCCTTGGGGTCGACCGGATATGGCCATGTTTCTGTTTACTGACGCTATTGTAAATGATAGACCGATTAAAGTGTTTAACCATGGTAATATGGAACGTGATTTTACATATATAGATGATATCGTAGAAGGTGTAGTCAGAATCATTGAAAAATCTCCAGCAAAGAGAATTGAAGCCAATAACCTTTACAAAGTCTATAACATTGGAAATAATAACTCAGTAAAATTATTGGACTTTATTAAAGAAATTGAACTAAACCTAGATAAAGTAGCAACTAAAAATATGATGGAAATGCAGCCAGGTGATGTGGAACGTACATGGGCAGATGTAGATGAATTGATAAAGGATTACGATTACAGTCCAAATACCTCTATAAAACACGGTGTCAAATCCTTTATCGATTGGTTTAAACGCTATTATAATTAA
- the tsaE gene encoding tRNA (adenosine(37)-N6)-threonylcarbamoyltransferase complex ATPase subunit type 1 TsaE, giving the protein MKTIEFTYHLKDIDAIAASVLEHVDSKTLLFNGGMGAGKTTFINALLKAMQSSDVATSPTFSIVNEYALPDDKVYHFDFYRIESIDEAYNFGIEDYLNNNHWLFMEWPERIEELIPEDSQTITITILKDHIRSLKLTINTKHLTKKTDLKTVKY; this is encoded by the coding sequence TTGAAAACGATAGAGTTTACATACCATTTAAAGGATATAGACGCCATTGCAGCCAGTGTGTTGGAACATGTAGACTCAAAAACTCTACTTTTTAATGGTGGTATGGGAGCAGGTAAAACCACCTTTATTAATGCACTATTAAAAGCAATGCAAAGTAGCGATGTTGCTACCAGCCCAACGTTTTCAATTGTAAATGAGTACGCCTTACCAGACGATAAAGTCTATCATTTTGATTTTTACAGAATAGAATCTATAGATGAAGCTTATAACTTTGGAATCGAAGATTATTTAAATAACAACCATTGGTTGTTTATGGAATGGCCAGAACGTATTGAAGAACTCATCCCAGAAGATTCTCAAACCATTACCATTACTATCTTAAAGGACCATATAAGATCCCTCAAATTAACTATAAACACGAAACATTTAACCAAAAAAACAGACTTAAAAACAGTGAAGTATTAA